One stretch of Anguilla anguilla isolate fAngAng1 chromosome 5, fAngAng1.pri, whole genome shotgun sequence DNA includes these proteins:
- the LOC118227013 gene encoding neuronal acetylcholine receptor subunit beta-4-like, translating into MTRTLTLSFCFISLIQSGGCADSEERLMNWLLGQDRYNKLIRPAINRTERVTIKLQVSLAQLISVNEREQIMTTNVWLTQHWIDYRLAWDPSAYDGIDKLRIPSRHIWLPDIVLYNNADGTYEVTVFTNAIVLFNGSIFWLPPAIYKSACKIEVKHFPFDQQNCTLKFRSWTYDHTELDLVLKTDVASMDDFTPSGEWDILALPGRRTVNPSDPTYVDVTYDFIIKRKPLFYTINLIIPCVLITSLAILVFYLPSDCGEKMTLCISVLLALTVFLLLISKIVPPTSLDVPLIGKYLMFTMVLVTFSIITSVCVLNVHHRSPSTHTMPAWVKLVFLVKLPALLFMRRPQNSSARQRLRRQRQLRSRRAVLGYPAPPQAAGFSSNSSSSVFLSSASGFSSPGHFYNKNAGGPFCLNPGGRKGEPRPRDFLPDGVASAQEPQQQGPDWGPDVQEAVDGVRFVADHMMGDDDDQSVIEDWKYVAMVVDRMFLWIFVIVCVVGTLGLFLQPLFQHQIVPIQHSGSEAMKRDHI; encoded by the exons ATGACACGAACTCTAACTCTCAGCTTTTGCTTCATTTCTTTAATTCAAA GTGGTGGCTGCGCAGATTCAGAGGAGCGGTTGATGAACTGGCTGCTGGGTCAAGACCGCTACAACAAGCTGATCCGCCCGGCCATCAACCGCACCGAGCGCGTCACCATCAAGCTGCAGGTGTCCCTGGCGCAGCTCATCAGCGTG AATGAGAGGGAACAGATCATGACCACTAATGTCTGGCTGACACAG CACTGGATTGATTATAGACTGGCCTGGGACCCCTCTGCATATGACGGAATCGACAAGCTGAGAATCCCCTCCCGCCACATCTGGCTTCCCGATATCGTGTTGTACAACAA CGCTGATGGCACTTATGAGGTGACTGTGTTCACCAATGCGATTGTCCTGTTCAACGGCAGCATCTTCTGGCTCCCGCCGGCCATCTACAAGAGCGCCTGCAAGATCGAGGTGAAGCACTTCCCCTTCGACCAGCAGAACTGCACGCTCAAGTTCCGCTCCTGGACCTACGACCACACGGAGCTCGACCTGGTCCTCAAGACCGATGTGGCCAGCATGGACGACTTCACCCCCAGCGGGGAGTGGGACATCCTGGCCCTCCCCGGCCGCCGGACGGTCAACCCCTCGGACCCCACCTACGTGGACGTCACCTACGACTTCATCATCAAGAGGAAGCCCCTCTTCTACACCATCAATCTCATCATCCCCTGCGTCCTCATCACCTCTCTGGCCATACTGGTCTTCTACCTGCCCTCCGACTGTGGGGAGAAGATGACCCTTTGCATATCCGTGCTGCTGGCCCTCACCGTCTTCTTGCTCCTCATCTCCAAGATCgtgccccccacctccctggaCGTGCCCCTGATAGGCAAGTACCTGATGTTCACCATGGTCTTGGTGACCTTCTCCATCATCACCAGCGTGTGCGTGCTCAACGTTCACCACCGCTCGCCAAGCACCCACACCATGCCTGCCTGGGTCAAGCTGGTCTTCCTGGTCAAGCTGCCCGCGCTCCTCTTCATGCGCCGGCCGCAGAACAGCTCCGCCCGGCAGAGGCTGCGCCGCCAGCGCCAGCTCCGCAGCCGGCGGGCGGTGCTCGGCTACCCGGCCCCTCCCCAGGCTGCCGGCTTCTCCTCCAACTCTTCCTCCTCGGTCTTCCTCTCCTCGGCGTCTGGCTTCTCCTCCCCAGGACACTTTTACAACAAGAACGCCGGAGGGCCCTTCTGCCTAAACCCCGGTGGCAGGAAGGGCGAGCCGCGTCCCAGGGACTTCCTGCCGGACGGGGTGGCCTCGGCGCAGGAGCCGCAGCAGCAGGGGCCGGACTGGGGGCCGGACGTCCAGGAGGCCGTGGACGGTGTGCGCTTCGTGGCCGATCACATGATGGGGGACGACGACGACCAGAGT GTGATTGAGGACTGGAAGTACGTGGCCATGGTGGTGGACCGGATGTTCCTGTGGATCTTTGTGATCGTGTGCGTGGTCGGCACTCTGGGCCTCTTCCTCCAGCCTCTTTTCCAGCACCAAATCGTGCCGATCCAGCATTCCGGCAGTGAAGCCATGAAAAGGGATCACATCTGA
- the LOC118227004 gene encoding neuronal acetylcholine receptor subunit alpha-3-like isoform X1, protein MKSHYWMIFHVGPFLLFLVPGGMSSEAEHKLFSVIFSKYNQYIRPVANVSDPVIVQFEVSMSQLVKVDEVNQIMETNLWLRHIWNDYKLRWDPKEFGGVEFIRVPSNRIWKPDIVLYNNAVGDFQVDDKTKALLRYNGDVTWIPPAIFKSSCKIDVTYFPFDYQNCTMKFGSWTYDKAKIDLVLIGSTINLKDFWESGEWVIIDAPGYKHDIKYNCCEEIYPDITYSLYIRRLPLFYTINMIIPCLLISFLTVLVFYLPSDCGEKVTLCISVLLSLTVFLLVITETIPSTSLVIPLIGEYLLFTMIFVTLSIVITVFVLNVHYRTPKTHTMPRWVRGIFLGFLPKVMFMTRPERDPAKLASSAQFLPPPPCALHTAGSLQPQKQKNLNSGLHPRQCLLISTELSNLNNLSGDPAKAGTGFLCREGRCNCCWRQRTTKLPVDGGGGGTIAGAGGGGGCGGGEGSPCSSSESLDGGILTLTALSPEVREAIESVKYIAENMRLQNEAKEVQDDWKYVAMVIDRIFLWVFILVCILGTAGLFLQPLLLGEDV, encoded by the exons ATGAAATCCCATTATTGGATGATTTTCCATGTCggtccttttcttcttttcctcgtGCCGG GAGGTATGTCATCCGAAGCGGAGCACAAGCTGTTCTCTGTCATCTTCTCCAAGTACAACCAGTACATCCGACCGGTAGCCAACGTCTCCGATCCGGTCATTGTGCAGTTTGAGGTGTCCATGTCCCAACTGGTGAAAGTG GATGAAGTGAATCAGATCATGGAGACCAATTTGTGGCTGAGGCAT ATTTGGAATGACTACAAACTTAGGTGGGATCCCAAGGAGTTTGGAGGGGTGGAGTTCATCCGAGTGCCTTCAAACCGAATCTGGAAACCGGATATTGTTCTCTACAATAA TGCAGTGGGGGACTTCCAGGTGGATGACAAGACCAAAGCTTTGCTACGCTACAATGGTGATGTGACCTGGATCCCACCTGCCATCTTTAAGAGTTCTTGCAAGATCGACGTCACCTACTTCCCCTTCGACTACCAGAACTGCACCATGAAGTTTGGCTCCTGGACGTACGACAAGGCCAAGATTGACCTGGTCCTGATTGGGTCCACCATCAACCTTAAGGACTTCTGGGAGAGCGGGGAGTGGGTGATCATCGATGCCCCAGGCTACAAGCATGACATCAAGTACAACTGCTGCGAGGAGATCTACCCAGACATCACCTACTCGCTCTACATCCGCCGTCTCCCGCTCTTCTACACCATCAACATGATCATCCCCTGCCTGCTCATCTCCTTCCTGACCGTGCTGGTCTTCTACCTGCCCTCGGACTGTGGCGAGAAGGTCACCCTGTGCATCTCGGTCCTCCTCTCACTGACCGTGTTCCTGCTGGTCATCACCGAGACcatcccctccacctccctggTAATTCCGCTCATTGGCGAGTACCTGCTCTTCACCATGATCTTCGTCACGCTCTCCATCGTCATCACCGTCTTCGTGCTCAACGTGCACTACCGCACTCCCAAGACGCACACCATGCCCCGCTGGGTCCGCGGCATCTTCCTGGGCTTCCTCCCAAAGGTGATGTTCATGACCCGGCCCGAGAGGGACCCCGCCAAGCTGGCCTCCTCTGCCCAGTTCCTGCCTCCCCCGCCCTGCGCCCTGCACACCGCCGGCTCCCTCCAGCCCCAGAAGCAGAAGAACCTGAACTCTGGCCTCCACCCGCGGCAGTGCCTGCTGATCAGCACCGAGCTCTCCAACCTCAACAATCTCAGCGGGGACCCTGCCAAGGCCGGCACCGGCTTCCTGTGCCGGGAGGGCCGCTGCAACTGCTGCTGGCGCCAGAGGACCACCAAACTGCCAGTGGATGGCGGCGGTGGAGGGACCATcgctggagcaggaggaggaggaggatgtggTGGTGGTGAAGGAAGTCCTTGCTCCAGTTCAGAGTCCTTGGATGGAGGGATCTTGACCCTCACTGCCCTCTCACCAgaggtgagggaggccattgaGAGTGTGAAGTACATCGCAGAGAACATGAGGCTGCAGAATGAGGCTAAGGAG GTGCAGGATGACTGGAAGTATGTCGCCATGGTGATTGACAGGATCTTCTTGTGGGTGTTCATTTTGGTGTGCATACTGGGAACTGCCGGGCTGTTcctccagcccctcctgctGGGAGAGGATGTATAA
- the LOC118227004 gene encoding neuronal acetylcholine receptor subunit alpha-3-like isoform X2 has protein sequence MKSHYWMIFHVGPFLLFLVPGGMSSEAEHKLFSVIFSKYNQYIRPVANVSDPVIVQFEVSMSQLVKVDEVNQIMETNLWLRHIWNDYKLRWDPKEFGGVEFIRVPSNRIWKPDIVLYNNAVGDFQVDDKTKALLRYNGDVTWIPPAIFKSSCKIDVTYFPFDYQNCTMKFGSWTYDKAKIDLVLIGSTINLKDFWESGEWVIIDAPGYKHDIKYNCCEEIYPDITYSLYIRRLPLFYTINMIIPCLLISFLTVLVFYLPSDCGEKVTLCISVLLSLTVFLLVITETIPSTSLVIPLIGEYLLFTMIFVTLSIVITVFVLNVHYRTPKTHTMPRWVRGIFLGFLPKVMFMTRPERDPAKLASSAQFLPPPPCALHTAGSLQPQKQKNLNSGLHPRQCLLISTELSNLNNLSGDPAKAGTGFLCREGRCNCCWRQRTTKLPVDGGGGGTIAGAGGGGGCGGGEGSPCSSSESLDGGILTLTALSPEVREAIESVKYIAENMRLQNEAKEAGFAVEVSCNQLFSVM, from the exons ATGAAATCCCATTATTGGATGATTTTCCATGTCggtccttttcttcttttcctcgtGCCGG GAGGTATGTCATCCGAAGCGGAGCACAAGCTGTTCTCTGTCATCTTCTCCAAGTACAACCAGTACATCCGACCGGTAGCCAACGTCTCCGATCCGGTCATTGTGCAGTTTGAGGTGTCCATGTCCCAACTGGTGAAAGTG GATGAAGTGAATCAGATCATGGAGACCAATTTGTGGCTGAGGCAT ATTTGGAATGACTACAAACTTAGGTGGGATCCCAAGGAGTTTGGAGGGGTGGAGTTCATCCGAGTGCCTTCAAACCGAATCTGGAAACCGGATATTGTTCTCTACAATAA TGCAGTGGGGGACTTCCAGGTGGATGACAAGACCAAAGCTTTGCTACGCTACAATGGTGATGTGACCTGGATCCCACCTGCCATCTTTAAGAGTTCTTGCAAGATCGACGTCACCTACTTCCCCTTCGACTACCAGAACTGCACCATGAAGTTTGGCTCCTGGACGTACGACAAGGCCAAGATTGACCTGGTCCTGATTGGGTCCACCATCAACCTTAAGGACTTCTGGGAGAGCGGGGAGTGGGTGATCATCGATGCCCCAGGCTACAAGCATGACATCAAGTACAACTGCTGCGAGGAGATCTACCCAGACATCACCTACTCGCTCTACATCCGCCGTCTCCCGCTCTTCTACACCATCAACATGATCATCCCCTGCCTGCTCATCTCCTTCCTGACCGTGCTGGTCTTCTACCTGCCCTCGGACTGTGGCGAGAAGGTCACCCTGTGCATCTCGGTCCTCCTCTCACTGACCGTGTTCCTGCTGGTCATCACCGAGACcatcccctccacctccctggTAATTCCGCTCATTGGCGAGTACCTGCTCTTCACCATGATCTTCGTCACGCTCTCCATCGTCATCACCGTCTTCGTGCTCAACGTGCACTACCGCACTCCCAAGACGCACACCATGCCCCGCTGGGTCCGCGGCATCTTCCTGGGCTTCCTCCCAAAGGTGATGTTCATGACCCGGCCCGAGAGGGACCCCGCCAAGCTGGCCTCCTCTGCCCAGTTCCTGCCTCCCCCGCCCTGCGCCCTGCACACCGCCGGCTCCCTCCAGCCCCAGAAGCAGAAGAACCTGAACTCTGGCCTCCACCCGCGGCAGTGCCTGCTGATCAGCACCGAGCTCTCCAACCTCAACAATCTCAGCGGGGACCCTGCCAAGGCCGGCACCGGCTTCCTGTGCCGGGAGGGCCGCTGCAACTGCTGCTGGCGCCAGAGGACCACCAAACTGCCAGTGGATGGCGGCGGTGGAGGGACCATcgctggagcaggaggaggaggaggatgtggTGGTGGTGAAGGAAGTCCTTGCTCCAGTTCAGAGTCCTTGGATGGAGGGATCTTGACCCTCACTGCCCTCTCACCAgaggtgagggaggccattgaGAGTGTGAAGTACATCGCAGAGAACATGAGGCTGCAGAATGAGGCTAAGGAG GCTGGCTTTGCTGTAGAGGTGAGCTGCAATCAACTGTTCAGTGTCATGTGA